DNA sequence from the Xenopus tropicalis strain Nigerian chromosome 4, UCB_Xtro_10.0, whole genome shotgun sequence genome:
ctgaaatttgcactttgcacactgcagagtgcttagtaaatgacccttaatgAGTGCTGCACTgctccgatacctgtatagcacAAAATTAACAATCAGCCTTGTTGTTAAATAAGGACACGCAGGGCGGCTACACAGAGGCCAATAAGATTCATTCAGCCTGAACCGATTATGACATTAATCCGCCATGGTCAACACCTCATCCGTTCTTTCTTTATTATCCCATTGGTCAAGATAAAAATAACTAGGGATTGCatttctaaatgattttttatttgcaacattaAAATACCCTAGCAGTGTGTTTGCTtgtttaaaaaatgctttttccCTGACAGCAAATGTTGGCCGTAAGCAGTAGAGGGACATGCACATTGTAATAGGCACATGGCTCTGACAATCAGCTCTACACTGTACCATTATCTTCCTTACTGTTTGCAAAGCCAGTCTAGATTCTGAGTAACCTGACCTCACTAGGAAACCTGTATGCGTTTTAGCACCCATAAATTAGCTGTCTTATAATTTGACAAGACTGCACTTTCTATTATTCCACTTGATTCATGCTTTCATTTCTTCTTTTGCCTTATTCTTCAACATTCAATGAATGTGACATGTTTATAAAGGGGAACCATACATTCTTTCACAGGctcattgaattttttttttgtttgtttttacaccGTCTCAGCTATGCTGTGTGTCGGCAAATTGTTCACTGCTAATTGTTGACccatgctggaatcagccaattagagcaggCAATATTAGTCAAAGCAGGAGTGTGTTGGTTGCAGCCGGACAACAATGTATAGCTTCTCTCAAACTGAGCAACAGAACGGAGTAGGGAGAGGCAAGAGAAGCTTCCGTAACATAATCATGCAACATTATAAAGTCATGTTGTCCAGTGAACCAAGGAATAATTCTTATCCTTACATCCACATGCTTTTCTGGACAGGCAATCTAATCCCTGTGCGGGACTGCTTTAATAAAAGTTGTAATGTGTTCATTAGACAATTACATAGTGAATTTGTATCATGCATAATGATATTTAAGACTTGCCTgaagtgacatttttttagtcactAAGAAATGTTATTGCATACAGTACCTGGGGTCatctatcaacactgggcaaaactgtccgtgggcagtaacttatggcaaccaataatttttaaattcattgttccacctgcagctgactgaaagaaaaagccaatcactgactggttgctatgggttacttaccactggcaaatttgtccagtattgctaaatgtgccccattgtacCAAGCAGTCTGCAGTTTTATCCATTACTAAATGTGTAATTGCTAGACCAAGGCAGCAAAACTCTTCAGTTATTGAGACCACGCCAAGCCTAAAACAAAGGTGCACAAAATGCACTATAAAAGAGTAGTAAAAGTGTACAATAATAAGccaaacattttctattttttcagttttattcggTCCTGTTCGGTATCGCACTTACAGAGTGGGGCTGTTTTTGGCTTCAAGGACAGCAAATTAAAATTTGTTCTAGTCTACATTAAATCAGTACAATCATGCCATTATCTATTGATCCAATATGTAGTGTAACAGTTGGACAGAAACCCCTATAAGAGATCCTTGCATAATGACCTATATCTTCATAGCACAGCTTATACTTCACTAATCACAAATGCTTTCTGTTTAGCTTATTGTAAGAACTGTTAGGCACAGTGCAGAACTGGCTGAGGGTCCCCACCAATTAGACACATCCTCTGTCAACTTTTTACCACACTTGAAGAAAGCAGTAACCAGTTAACCCAACACAATTATTGTTATGTGCACTTCTGGAACACACCCACACAATGTGTTCTTTCACATTAAAATACTACAGTGGCACCATATAATATTGGGTAGGTACCTTGGAATTTACAGCAACTTTAATTTGTTTCCAATTTCAGACAGAATATTTGTATACATGTTTATCACTTTGATGTCCCATTAGTAGTGCCTTCTCCACATGAAATACAATTGTGACAAAGCTTTTATTATCCAATGGGGCAAATGAATGGTTTAATTGGACagacaatatttttgtttttttttaataaattatctgTTACCTACTAACACTTTCTTCATATCCTTCTAGCTTCACAGAAGGCTGATCGCTGTTTGCCTTAGGTCTCCCCTAAGGGTAAGGAAGCTGGTTAAAGTTCTTCAAAGGGAAGAGAAGATGATGTCCCTTTTTTGTGGTCAGTGAGGGAAGTACAGGAATCGTGTTCACCTCTTTGTCACTTAAGTTCGAGCAACATCAGGGATGGATTCTCCAAGTAGGATTTCCATAGGTTAGAGAAACGGGACATGGTTGCTCCATCAATAATCCTATGATCTGCCGACCAGCTGATGTTTATGATTTGAGCCTTCACTACCTGTCCTTTAGAATCGAACCTTGGGAGAACCTGTGTGCAaggagatgatgatgatgacagtAAACTGCAAAAAAGCTTACCGTGGTTTTCTATAGCGACTTATCAAtcgaaaaataaaaaaacatattactAAAAGGTGTCAGACCTATTTTCTGGagacctattatgcagaaagctcctaTATATGGCAATGCCTTTTTCTATAGTGtacaatttaaaattaattttgcttTTCCTCTACAACAATAGAGCATTACATGGTAACTGCGGTAACCAAAACATTTTCCTggcaaaaacaaacttttttaaaggagttgttcacctttaaattatcttttagtataacacagaaattgatattctaagaaaatttgcaattggctttcatttttatttattgtaaagttatttgtttttttgtttagcagctctccagtttggaatttcagcagctatttggttgctagggtaacttttAGAGaagagttcacctttaaatgaaattttagtatgatatagacattgatattatgagGCAAcctacaattggtcttcattttacatttttatggttttccagttatttagctttttgttcaggttTCCATTTGGgtatttttagcagctatctggctgctatggtcttatttaccctagtaaccagtgAACcacatttgaaacctggaaagatgtacaagagaaaggctaataattcaaaatctataaaaaatatattctgaagaccaattgcaaagttgctaaaacACGGGTCattctatattatattaaaagttagctTTTTGCATTTCCACATGATAGATATACCCCTTAAATTAAAAAACATGTCCCAAGGATTCAGGAAATAGATACTATACTTGTACTAGTAAATTAACATATTACAAAGTTTTAGAAAATAGTGTGGCCTAAAGgtattttaggctgatgccacaccaggcgtagggctgattttttcggcaagcggaaaaacgcttgccgaaacttcagccctacgcctgctacttgtgcctgcacccgaatgaatgagatacgctcgggtgcaggcacatgtagccgatatacgcatgaaaacgcgagagaatgcaaagtctctctTAGGATTTATACAACTTTATTTCTGAGAGGTAATCATCTGACCCACAGATATACTAACGAGGTCAGCAATTATCATAAGTCTATAAAAGGCAAATTAAAGCATTTTTGCCACCCAATGAGCATTTAATTTGCATGTTCTATAGCCCTAAGGCTAAAGTGAACTTTTCAGTCTTAGTTATTAAAATTGAAAAGGAGTGTTTTTGACTGCAAAGGTTTCAATGTTTACATCACATTTAATATATTGCTGGTAAAAGTATTATTACTGCAAAAAAAGGATAAACACCTGTAGAATACAGAATTACAACAAACCTGCACTTTTCCAATGGCTCCAATTGCCACTTCAGGAGGTAATATTACAGGCTTGGCATATGTGCCACCAATCTAGAAGGAAAGGCACAGATATCAGTCACTAGtaaaaagttttcattaattccacctgcttttttttttttttatttagagctcACTCACAGATCCAATATTGGAAAGGGTAAATGTTCCCCCAGTCAAGTCTCCCGCTCCAAGCTGCCCAGTGGACCCTAAAGACTGCAACCGGTTAAGTTCTGCAGCAATCTCAAAGATGCTTCGGACTTGTACATTCTTTACGTTAGGGACAATCAGGCCTTGGTGGGTATCCATAGCAATTCCAATGTTATGAGCAGCCTGAGCAGAAGGGGGAATAAGGGAGGTTGTTTACATGTTTGTTAGTAAACTAAACTGTGCTCCTATAGAAGGTTCTTTGAACACAAGTGAGTCATTTGCTAATATCTTGTACCTTGTATGTAATGTTTTGGCAATTTTCATCAACAGACGAGTTCAGTATCGGGAACTGCATCAGTCCAAGACTGGCTGCCTGAGAAAAGAGTTCATATAGACATCAGGGATCAAtaagttattattattcttatgaTTGCCCAACAATAAACATCTTCTGGAGGGAAGTCTGTAGAAACTATATTTTTTCACCCAACAATTCCTGCTAGGTTAGTTGCCTGAAGTATACAACTGAACACACCTTTCTACCTTTTCTCCTATTTTATGCAAGGAAGACAACAGCCAATGGTGGTGTTTTTCGGACAGAACTAGTGGAACAAGTCTACAACACCAGGGGCTGTCCTGACATATCTACCAAAAATATGAACACTGAGCCTTTTATTACAGTGCAGTGACCCACAGCAATCATTAAGATGTTTGCACTTTTACTTACCTATGCCCCTATGGATGTCAACagtctacatatatatatttatattatatatatattaatatatttaacctGAGGATTTTTCAGATATTGGTAAACTCCAACCTCCAAACTTTCAGGAGATAAACAAGTTGCAAATACTTACTTGCTATTGTACAGGCAACAAAATTATATTGGTCATTTATATGaattcctccactgtatattatgATTACTATTGACTTCATTCATTGATCTCTCATTCAGCAGTTATCATTAAGCCTTGCAATGTTGCAAATCATGTTCCAATTTTACCTTTAAAAAGAAGGGCATGAAGGACAGGCGGACGCCACGAGACTCAGCCAAGGGCTTCAGATCCTCTCTAAGCCGAGAAAGATTTGTCATGTCCACTTCATCACAGTACCCAAAGTGAGGAATCTTTAATGCTGCTGACATAGTTTTCACCATGGCTTTGTGGAAACCTATTAGAAAATATTAgtttaggaaaaaaatattattctagaaaaaaaaaagatacaaaaaaaagcaAGTAGTGGAGTAGAGTGTAGCAAATAATGGTAgagaaggggtggttcacctttcactttacttttagtatgttgtagaatgactaattctaagcaattttccaactggtctttgttatttattttgcaactggagagttgctgaacaaacagtaaaataaagaaaacacaacaaataaaaaatgaagaccaactgcaaattctctcagaatatcactcactacatcatattaaaagttaacacaaaggtgaacaaaacagaaaacattatactaaatgtaataaaagaagaGAAACAATATGCTGAAAGGACAAAAGAAATGGGGAGCTTCAAGCTAGTAACTGGAAAAAAGGAACAGCCCTTCCTGGAAAAGTAAACATGGAACAAACTTTGAAGATAACGTCAAGGTATtacacattttagaaaaattaaTTTTGTAGAAAAAGGAGAATAGGATTCTGGGGGTTGAGCAACATGGGGATGTTATAGAACTGTTAGGGATGAGGAAAGTATAGATGTAATGTACATATACAGAGATTTGGTTGTTTTAGGTTTATTAAAACGTGTTTTAggcatataatttttttttttttaaaaagtaatttttaccTTTTAAAGGTTCAGTGACATCCTTTCCAGTAAACACAACTGGTTTGATCATAGGAGCAGGAATACTAGCAGCTTTGGCCTTTTGTTGTTGTGTTGAGGTCTCTAACTTTGGGGGTGGAGGAGTGATCTCCATCTGAGGGGAAGGTGGCAGAATAGCCCCAGTCTGCTTGGCTAGAAAACTAAGAATGTCTTCCTTAAGGATACGACCATCCTTCCCGCTGCCCACTACCTCACTTAGTTTTATCTGAAAAGGCAGAAAACTGtatcagacattttttttttttacaacaatgtAATCGTTTTGCAGGACTCTTTCTGTTGAAAAATAGACACAATCCATAGCATATTGTTATActacagtgccctccataatgtttgggacaaagacacatttttttcaattaccCCTCTGCTACGCagtgtgaaactgaaatgtatgcaaataactttaaatttaagtctggaatgtgtacttttatcatgtctgaattgtttgatttgaaATTTTACACTGAGAAGCAGAGgggtaaaccaaaaaaaaaaaaaagtatctttgttccaaacattatggagggcactgtatgTACTAaaggtaggatttttttttcttacattgttCTCCATTGCTAGCCGTCGAACTGCTGGAGTTGCTAAAGTCTTATGTCCCTTTATCTCCTGGTGTGTGTGCTCATCATGAGATACAGCAGGGGTTTCCACCACATCTTCCTCAGGGGCCACATCTGAAAAACAGAGAAGAACACCATAATCATGCTAGGTGACTGCTCTTTAGCTATGACACTACCCTTATCATACTTTACTTCCACTTACAGAGCAGCTCATGAAGTTCTGAATGTAAGGAAACAGGTAAAGATTCAGGCCTGGTTTGATGAAGAATGTAGGAAGAAGGTGGAGAACAGAAATGAGGCCAGAAGATAAATACTCAAACAACAAAAGAaattgtggaatatgttggtgctttataaatacgtgataataataataatcataaaaaaCAAAAGAGAATTGGCTTGAATAACCAAATAGTGTAGACCATCTTTAAAGTTAAGAAGTGGAATAGGTCAGATATTTAACAGTTGGGCTGAGTAATTTGATGAGCTACTGTACAGGAAGATAGAGAATCAGAAGTGTAACAGTTTTAAAAGAGGCAGAGAAAGAGCAGCCGATGCTGAATATGAAAGAGATGAATGATGAAACTGTTCCTATCCCTTTAGGGATTTAAAGAGTACCTAAAGAGCCCTGGGGAGCAGAAATTTACAGAAGGaaggtatatataaaatatataatgggaAACCAGGAGGATCTCACCAGAGGGGCAGGCCCAACATGAAATGGATGATAATGTGGAGAATGACTTAaagcagtgatcaccaaccaatggctcgtgagcaacatgttggctacctaatagccaatcttagcccttatttggcacctccatgaacttttatgatgcttgtgttgctctccaagtctttttacatttgactgtggctcacgagtaagaaaggttggggacccctgacttaaaggaacagtttattagaaaaataaaacgGGGCAAATAGGgtgtgcaaataattttttttttccaatatatttaggcaaaaatgaaatctataaaggctgaagcgAACAGATCAGATGCatgacataatagccagaacacaatTTCCTCCTTTGCATCTCTCTAACCTGTCCCATGGCCCATAAGGCACACCTTTTAGACTCTAACTGAGAGAGATGCAAAGGAGTAAATTGTGCTCTGGCTATTAAGCTAGACATTCATtctctccagcctttataaattacatttttggctaacttgCTAAATTAAACATTCTTTAATTAGTGCAGCCTATTTATTTacctagttttatttttacaataactGTTGCTTTAAGAAAGTAAGGGGACAGAAATTGGAGATCAGAGAGGGACTGGCCTGGAATTGTTCAGGAGGCAACCCCGCTGAAAGCAGACTAATCCCTTGTAGAATCTGAACCAATGTGAATTAAAATCAAAATGATGGAGAGCCCAACCTATTGTGAAGTTTCATAGGTATTAGTGATATTGACACATTCAAAAGTCTCACTGGCCTCTTGTAAAATGACATTGGTCTGTATCATTTTACATAGCTTCCTGGCATGAATCTAATGCGCTAAAACTGTTACTTACCTATGTTGGCCAGCAACACAGGTAAATGGGATTTGGGTAGAGGCACGGTGTTAGCACATTAGCTTACATGCATTTACAGGAATCACTTTCACTTCAACACAGGCTTAAACCAGCATTTAGCTTGTGGTTTCATAGTCTAATCAGTTTGCTAAAATGATTTCCTGTCCTCGTGTAGCATTTCTTATCAATTTCTTATCTTCCACTTTACATATTAGTTTTCTGTACGCAATAAAAAACTTGGCAGGTACAGAACTATTCACTTTGCCCTTGCTACAATAAACTATGAGGTAGCTGTGTCATAAAATGGCTGCATGAGAGTTTTTTCAAGATAGTAGATATAAGATGATTGGTTTTATTCATGTCTTTAAAATAATGTAagatattaaaataatgattttgaaaaaaattgttcATTAATTATTATGTTTTTCTACATACAAGTCAATTTAAAATGGGAGTTTAAGACCTTGGAGACCTCTGGGACTTTCCTAGAGAGTTTGGTGACTATCATATATGATATATTCtccttttaaataaaattgtagtAGATGCCTTCAATCAGTAATCTTGAAATGGAAATGCCTTGCAGAGTCAGGAGATGCATCTCCCTCCCAcccccatttatatttattttatattttattttagtttttctaACCACAAACCTTTTAAAGCATCTGTCTCAATGTCCACCAGAGGTTTTCCAACATAAGCAGTGTCATCCACATTGTAATGCAGCTTTCTGATAACACCATCATAGCGGCTGGTGATTGTAACAGAGGCCTTGTCACTTTGTACCTCACAGATACTGTCAAACTGAGATACAGAATCACCTTCTTTCACATACCTTAAATACAGGAGCACAGACTGAAAATTAGGACACAGAAAAAGCAACCATAGAAATAATAAGAGTTCCCTGCTAGAGCAATCAAATCCCTACatgatctataaaaaaaatataaagattcCTAGCATGGTAGAACTCACAGTCTAACAAAGGAGTGACAAATCAAACTAAGGACTTACCATTCATTTTTTCTAATACTTTTGCTGTTACAGAAGCCACAATGTGAAGTGACAACTGTGTTTTAACTGTATCCTACACCAAATATTGCTGTCAGTTATAATAACATATAGTGTATAAATTGCATACTTTGAAGCATATTTAATCAACATAAGAATGAATTTCAATAAaacttatatatttaaataggaCTATGCTTGCTTTTCTGGCTCTGCTGTAGGTAACCCTTCATTGTTGGCTAGAAACAAATTCACAGGCTTTCTCAAATGCAAGGTAagtgggtgttctttttttcataCCTATTCCACAGTCAGAAGCTGACTTATGGGCACCTACCAATGTCTCCTATCCAAGGGGAGGGACATACTGATCAAAAATGTATAGTCTTGATTGTCAAGGTCATATTCTAGATGGAACAGTagaatatataataaagaaaaatggtGGTTGGATTAAGCACACTGCTGTGACTGCTGTCCAGGGGGAGGAACACATGTGACAAtcatattgaaataaatctaCCCATGGCTATGTGGAAACAACCGGACACCACTGGATTTAGAAATTAAGCATGGTGGTCCCCAATAGGGTCTTAATAAGACATACATGCTACTTATCTCAGGTTAAGCAGGGGTCCTGTTCTTAATCCAAACACAAGTGCCATCACAAAGGACTTTATTAGACAACCAggacaaaagaaagaaaacaactACCTACCAGTCTTTCACTGTAACTTCTGTGATCCCTTCACCAATGTCTGAAAGCTTAAATTGCACAATCTGGCCATTTAGGACTGCGGAAACACAAGAGGATCAGTGTCAAGCTTGTTTATGAAGACAAATGTTTACCAGAATATttagaaaatctagaaaaaacacagcaatgtCAATTAAGAAGCAAATATTCTAGGCATTTAAAAACAGTATTAATGCACCATTACTTTAATTTTGCTGCTTTTTAGTAGTTATTAATTGACTTAGactactgtttttttgttttttttttttaaacagctgcAGTCAGACCAGCTACTATCAATCAAATATGGCTTTACAAACAATGCAGTAGAACTTGTTCCTACAGACAGCTAATGAAGTTGCATGTGAGTTCCCACTACAGAGACgccaaccaaccccatgtcacaTGGGTAATATGTGTGACATCAAAGTTGCATACTATAATGTTGGTCCACCAGTCTGACCAGAATCCAAAGTCCGAACTTCCATATGACTCCAAATTCAAACTGTACACAACTCTACTGCACTGCAGTATGCAACAACAGTTCTGGATGTACTTTAAATGGCGCTCCTGTATGTAATGGATAGCATGTATCcatgcaaaacaatcttaattTTTAATATCTACATTTTTTGAACAGCCTTAAGGAACCGTGCTCTATATTAAGTAAAATCTGCATACCAAAAGCTTTTGGGTGTAGAATAGGTAAGAATTTTTAAAGAGGTGCGATTATTACTGACTATAACAAAATTGTGTGAACCTGTACAACACATAACACACACAAGTTAGGTTATGGCATATACCTGCAGTTGTTCTTAAGGATCTGTGTGGTATCTGTTGTAGGTGCCTACATGGTGTCTTCCGCGGGAATGAAGACCTCAGTATCCGAATTTGCCCGCAGGACCCCAGCTGACGCAAGCCGACCTAGATAAAGAATATTTTCaaaaaaccatatactgtatatactcgagtataagcctagtttttcagcaccccaaatttgctgaaaaagtcaccctcggcataggaccctctgtcctttgtgtgcaaattaggccacctgcaaccagaccctccagtgccctggcccacgcaATACTTATTCTCcgttacgtgtcctccgggactgggtctgctgccagtttgccaatgtgcaatgagcatggggtagtactcatattgtttttgttgaccctcttctccacttacagagctagtttacggtttttcttttaaataaatatttaaaaacatataccccactgatgcctcaatttatgtaatttactggtttttattgtgattattgaaacttagcagtagcagctgcatttcccaccctaggcttatactcgagttaataagtttttccagttttcttaggtaaaattaggtacctcggcttatattcggatcggcttatactcgagtatatacggtaaccatTTTTTCGGTAAAAGCTATTGAGGATACCATCTTTTAGCTACAAGGGGCTACAGGGTGGACCTAGATGGGCTGCTTGGGGGCAGACTTTAATAATGGCTCTTTGAGGTAAATAGTTTGCATTAGTTCTGCTATACTACTATGCTGTCAATACAGTGACCTAACAGCAGTACTCATTGCCCATTAGAATATCTGGAACCACTGACAGCTTCTTTCTGTGATCTGTGCATGAATGCAATGTCTGAAACCTCTGCAGCTGTCTAACAAACCTCCCATACATGTTGTGGCTATGAATGCAGCAATAAAATACACACCGCTGTGCATATAATTCAACACAGTCGAAGAGCAACTTAGGGACCACCTGGTCAGACCCcgcaataatataattataattttccATGGAACTTACCCAGCGGCCCAATGACCGGTTGCAGCTCCTTAAAGCTCTCACCGCTGCCATTTTACCGGAACGACCAGAATGCCCAATCAGCTGCACAGGTGTAAACAGTGGCCAATCAAAAGCGAGAGGCGGAACCCAGAATGTCAGCGTCAAGGAGAATAGGGTGGTAAAGGGGTGTGTGTGCTCTGCTCCTATCACAGTCATGCCAGGGACAGATTCGACTAATCAGTGGTTCAGATTGACAGAAAGGGTGGAGTTTAGAATAAAGGTGGCCTAG
Encoded proteins:
- the dbt gene encoding lipoamide acyltransferase component of branched-chain alpha-keto acid dehydrogenase complex, mitochondrial, translated to MAAVRALRSCNRSLGRWVGLRQLGSCGQIRILRSSFPRKTPCRHLQQIPHRSLRTTAVLNGQIVQFKLSDIGEGITEVTVKDWYVKEGDSVSQFDSICEVQSDKASVTITSRYDGVIRKLHYNVDDTAYVGKPLVDIETDALKDVAPEEDVVETPAVSHDEHTHQEIKGHKTLATPAVRRLAMENNIKLSEVVGSGKDGRILKEDILSFLAKQTGAILPPSPQMEITPPPPKLETSTQQQKAKAASIPAPMIKPVVFTGKDVTEPLKGFHKAMVKTMSAALKIPHFGYCDEVDMTNLSRLREDLKPLAESRGVRLSFMPFFLKAASLGLMQFPILNSSVDENCQNITYKAAHNIGIAMDTHQGLIVPNVKNVQVRSIFEIAAELNRLQSLGSTGQLGAGDLTGGTFTLSNIGSIGGTYAKPVILPPEVAIGAIGKVQVLPRFDSKGQVVKAQIINISWSADHRIIDGATMSRFSNLWKSYLENPSLMLLELK